The following are encoded in a window of Acropora muricata isolate sample 2 chromosome 6, ASM3666990v1, whole genome shotgun sequence genomic DNA:
- the LOC136919528 gene encoding protein N-terminal asparagine amidohydrolase-like, whose amino-acid sequence MPLIVDGKPVSSTFCSFADFSNKNPSFKEKANEFCKRPIQTIKSTGLLYVMQREFSTVSRDDKNVIVIGSGDATTCHIVVLRNTASGLTSLGHFDGCDTSNGIKSMIEAVTSGSGEGCGKIELGLFGGFLDNQGTSEELAVSILEVMQNHHESIHLTSACMVGFNDIIEKGLHKPIVFGVAVGIQDGEIFPATFEDKGPDECIRHARIFTGIKKMTEVYNSRYQELRILPYEYEKDISWMIPFFLSAPDKEVLENLSSSPHCEPSDFVENTKATLHHILTHPKPLKTIFPGGKPRVHKRRAGNDGWQLV is encoded by the coding sequence ATGCCTTTGATCGTGGATGGTAAACCTGTATCCTCGACGTTTTGTTCATTCGCtgatttttcaaacaaaaaccCTTCTTTTAAGGAAAAGGCTAATGAATTTTGCAAGCGACCCATCCAGACAATTAAGAGTACTGGCTTGCTTTATGTCATGCAAAGGGAATTCTCCACCGTTTCTCGAGACGATAAAAATGTTATTGTGATTGGATCTGGGGATGCCACAACGTGTCACATTGTTGTTCTTCGAAACACGGCATCAGGGCTCACGAGTTTAGGACATTTTGACGGCTGTGACACATCGAATGGAATTAAAAGCATGATAGAGGCCGTAACAAGTGGTTCCGGAGAGGGCTGTGGGAAGATAGAACTCGGCCTGTTTGGAGGATTTCTAGACAACCAGGGCACCTCTGAAGAGCTGGCTGTTTCCATCTTAGAAGTTATGCAAAACCACCACGAGTCGATTCATTTAACATCAGCTTGCATGGTTGGTTTTAACGATATCATTGAGAAAGGTCTTCATAAACCCATTGTGTTTGGAGTGGCTGTAGGAATTCAGGATGGTGAGATCTTTCCAGCAACCTTTGAAGATAAAGGCCCAGATGAGTGCATACGGCATGCAAGAATCTTTACAGGAATTaagaagatgacagaagtttacAACTCTCGTTATCAGGAGCTCCGGATACTTCCTTATGAGTACGAGAAGGACATATCATGGATGATACCCTTCTTTCTTTCTGCTCCAGATAAAGAAGTTCTTGAGAATCTTTCATCGTCTCCACACTGTGAACCTTCAGACTTTGTGGAAAACACTAAGGCAACTTTGCACCACATTCTTACTCACCCAAagcctttgaaaacaatttttccagGAGGAAAGCCTCGAGTTCATAAACGCCGTGCTGGAAATGATGGATGGCAACTTGTTTAG
- the LOC136919529 gene encoding uncharacterized protein, which produces MPQNEIVNKKTKCFLDYCFPSSLKVMLKLKVRCCLICTDRRGNMALSKPKLYCAWFCPFAHRAWISMLTKGVDFEYIEQDPYNKSADWLAINPRGLIPVVVHNGRSIYESHVCIEYIDEAWPSEPRLLPRDPYDRARARIWGDFVAKKLVPPHYQFLLKQSQEEQDDARNQLLTNILEFTQAMDPEGPFFLGKNLGYVDIMFAPWSYRSYILKHYRDFEVPNTEEYKRFHVWSKAVNNHPSIKAVEQDKEKVLAFSRPYAEGNAKSELADAIRKNKVLP; this is translated from the exons ATGCCCCAAAATGAAATTgtgaacaagaaaacaaagtgtTTCCTCGACTACTGTTTTCCTAGCTCCTTAAAAGTTATGTTGAAATTAAAAGTACGTTGCTGTCTTATTTGTACTGATAGAAGAG GAAATATGGCTTTAAGCAAACCCAAACTGTACTGTGCCTGGTTCTGTCCATTTGCACACAGAGCATGGATTTCCATGTTGACGAAGGGAGTGGATTTTGAATACATAGAACAAGATCCTTACAACAAGTCTGCTGATTGGCTTGCGATAAATCCCCGTGGATTGATCCCAGTCGTTGTTCACAATGGCAGATCTATCTATGAGAGTCATGTGTGTATCGAGTACATCGATGAAGCTTGGCCAAGTGAACCCAGATTACTCCCAAGAGATCCTTATGACAGAGCAAGGGCACGTATATGGGGAGATTTTGTTGCAAAGAAACTTGTTCCTCCGCACTACCAGTTCCTCTTGAAGCAGTCTCAAGAAGAACAAGACGATGCAAGAAATCAGCTACTGACCAACATTCTCGAGTTCACACAAGCCATGGACCCTGAGGGACCATTCTTTCTCGGAAAGAATTTGGGTTATGTTGACATCATGTTTGCTCCATGGTCCTACAGGAGTTACATCTTGAAGCATTACAGGGATTTTGAAGTGCCCAACACCGAGGAGTACAAGAGATTTCATGTATGGTCTAAAGCCGTGAACAATCATCCAAGTATAAAGGCGGTTGAGCAGGATAAGGAGAAAGTTTTAGCGTTTTCCAGACCCTATGCAGAAGGGAATGCTAAATCAGAACTTGCTGATGCTATCCGTAAAAATAAAGTTCTTCCCTGA
- the LOC136919522 gene encoding uncharacterized protein gives MFGENLLSKINVNRFLLPRSICALTVLRFSLREMFEVTKRLEQASRAANPQEHLEEEHVKAGRNAEIAFATSLREKSGLDSSSVFCCLRVPDRYQARKREIDVVVVNSDGIFCIEVKCWSGSVACSDDKSKWIQTKTRQISTNSFTTSHIEHENISAETKTKANLLRDHISRQEIYIPQNLYHSKVVFTNPNVHLDETILNDPAVVRPKEHDKFVESFSRGYLASFQEAVVPSWISGKISYSQLNQIKAALALTGTWDIVHLNGGKQLFGDFKGCAGISLDRRKCESLVFSHQRRKAVGMTWALLGYSPQVSVSLLERGGTGWLWNSYCASLKIPYNTDVVFRICGEDVDAKIPANDIEHISISI, from the coding sequence ATGTTTGGAGAAAATTTACTTTCCAAAATAAATGTAAACAGATTTCTTTTACCAAGAAGTATCTGTGCCTTAACAGTGTTAAGATTTTCCCTTAGGGAAATGTTCGAAGTGACAAAGCGTCTAGAGCAGGCCAGCCGGGCAGCAAACCCACAGGAACACCTTGAAGAAGAGCACGTGAAAGCTGGACGGAACGCCGAAATAGCTTTTGCAACTTCATTGCGCGAAAAGAGCGGATTAGATAGTTCGTCCGTGTTTTGTTGTCTGCGTGTTCCTGACCGATATCAAGCAAGGAAAAGAGAAATCGACGTAGTTGTAGTGAATTCCGATGGAATTTTCTGCATAGAAGTGAAGTGTTGGTCTGGTTCAGTGGCCTGTAGCGATGACAAATCAAAGTGGATTCAAACAAAAACACGACAAATTTCAACCAACTCGTTTACAACCAGCCACATTGAACATGAAAATATCTCGGCTGAAACCAAGACCAAAGCAAATCTGCTTAGAGATCATATTAGCAGGCAAGAAATTTACATTCCCCAGAATTTATATCACAGCAAAGTTGTATTTACAAACCCAAACGTTCATCTGGACGAAACGATTTTAAATGATCCCGCGGTAGTCAGGCCGAAGGAGCATGACAAGTTCGTTGAAAGCTTTAGCCGTGGGTACTTGGCAAGTTTTCAGGAGGCCGTGGTGCCTTCGTGGATTTCGGGAAAGATTTCTTACTCACAATTAAACCAAATAAAAGCCGCTCTAGCTTTAACTGGGACATGGGATATTGTTCATTTGAACGGGGGAAAGCAGCTTTTCGGAGATTTCAAGGGTTGCGCGGGGATTTCACTCGATCGCCGAAAGTGCGAATCGCTTGTGTTTTCTCATCAGAGGCGCAAAGCAGTGGGAATGACCTGGGCTTTGCTTGGCTATAGCCCCCAAGTGAGTGTCTCGCTTCTGGAACGGGGAGGAACCGGTTGGTTATGGAATTCATATTGTGCTTCTTTGAAAATCCCATACAATACGGACGTTGTTTTTCGCATCTGCGGGGAAGACGTGGACGCTAAGATACCAGCCAACGACATCGAGCACATATCGATCAGCATCTGA